Part of the Stackebrandtia endophytica genome is shown below.
GCAACCGGGCCCGCATGAAACGCAGTCCGTAGCTGGAATCCGGTGACGCCGGTGCCGCGTCCCAGGCGGTCGCGTCGAACCCCCGGCCGTCGTCGATGATGTCGAGCCGGACCGCGTCGTCGGCGTCGATCAGGCTGACCACGACCCGCTCGGCCCCCGAATGCAACCGGACGTTGGCCAGGGCCGACTGCGCCGTCCGCAGCAACGCGACCTCGACCCCGGTGGGCAGCACCGGGAGGCTCTCGTCGACGTGGACCTCGGTGGCGATCCCGGTCTGTTCCCGCAACCGGTCGAGCATCCGCGTCAACGCGGTGGCGAGGGCATCGTCCAATTCGGTGGGAGCCAGCGCGGTGACGATCCGGCGGACGTCACCGATCCCGTCCTGGGCAAGGGTTTCCACCTGATGGAGGGTGCGCTGCGCGGCCGGGTCCTCGGTGCGGTCGGCGGCGGCGTGCGCCAGCAACCGGATCGACGACAACGCCTGCGCGACCGTGTCGTGGATGTCGCGGGACAACCGGGTGCGTTCGGCGATGGCACCGGAGTGTCGTTGCGCCGAGGCGAGTTCGTCCTGAAGTTCGGCCATCTCCCGCTGCGTTCGGGTCAACGAGGACACCAGTTGTTCGCGCTCCTCGGCGTCGCGCAGCAGTTCCAGGTAGCCACGTGAGATACCGAAGGCGAAGACCCCGCCGATCAGCGGGCCGAGGATGCTCGCGTAGCTGGTTGTGCCGTAGTGCAGCAGCGGCGCGCCGACGACGACGGCGAACACCGCCACCGAGAAACCGACCGCCCGCCAGCTCGACAACAGGTACCCGGCCAGCAGCCACAGCAGGAACGCCAGCCACATGAACTCCGCCGAGACCACGACCGCGGCCACCCATAGGACCCCGAACACCAACAGCCACACCGAGGCCGGTGGGCGCCGTCCAACCAGTCGCACCCCGGCGATGTACCAGGCCAGCAGCACCACGCCGGTGAACGCAGCGACGCCGACCGGAGTGCCCTGGGTGATGGCGCGAGCGGCGCCGGTGACGGCCAACGCCACCGCGATCACGTGCTGACCGATCCGCACGACCCGAACGATCGGTCGTGCGGCCGGTTCCGTCGGTCGAGTCACCGGCGCCCCCCTTCTACTTCGTCGTCCTCGGCCACCAGATGCGAGAACCGATCACCCCGAACAACGACGGAATGATCACGGTGCGCACCACCAGAGTGTCCACCAGCACGCCGACTCCCACGATCAACCCCAGCTGTCCGAGTGTCACCAGCGGCAGGACACCGAGCGCGGCGAACACCGCCGCCAGGACGATCCCGGCACTGGTGATCACGCCGCCGGTGTGCGTCACGGCCCGCACGGTGCCCTCACGGATTCCGTGGTCGGGTTCCTCGTGGCGAATCCGGTGCACCAGGAAGATCGTGTAGTCGATTCCCAGTGCCACCAGGAACAGGAACGCCAGCAGCGGCACCTGTAGGTCCAGGGCCTGCTGGTCGAACAGGATGCGGCTCAGCCAGGCGCCGGCGCCGATGGCCGCCAGCGAACTGACCAGGTTCACCGTCAGCAGGATCACCGGCGCGAGCAGGGACCGCAACAGGAACAGCAGGACGATGAAACTGACCGCCAACACCAACGGCGCGATGAGCAGCAGGTCCTGCTGGTTTCCGATACGGGCGTCCAGGTCGGTGGCGACGGCACCGCCGACGAGGGCGTCGGCGTCGGGGACCGCATGCACGACGTCGCGCAGTTCGGTGACCAGGTCGAGGCTCTGCTCAGTGCCGGGCGAGTACTCACCGGTGACCATGACCTTGGTCCAGGCACCGTCGGGGGTTTCGCCGATCGGGTGGGCGCGAACGACTCCGGTGACCTCATCGACGGCGGCGAGCACCGACTCGGTCTGCGCGGTGCGGGTGACCACGAAGACCGGTTGTGCCTCACCGGGTGGGAAGTGTTGTCCCAGCACCTCCAGCCCGGCCGCCGACTCCGACTGCACCCGGAACTTCTCCAACTGGGTCAGGCCGACGGTGGTACCGAACAGACCGACGGCCATGACCGCCAGTACGGCGACGCCCGCGGTGAGGCTCACCAGTGGACGGCGCATGACCCGCGACGCGATCGCCCGCCATGCCCCGCCGTGACGGGCCTCGACGCCCGGGCGGGGAATGAACGGCCAGAACACGCGCCGTCCGCACACCGCCAGCAGCGGGGGCAGCGCGAACAGCACCGCGGCCAACGCCACCAGCAGTCCGGCCGCCGAGGACAGTCCCAGGCCGCGGGTTCCCGGTATCACCGCCAGGGCCAGAGTCAACAGTGCCAACACCACCGTCACGTT
Proteins encoded:
- a CDS encoding sensor histidine kinase, producing MTRPTEPAARPIVRVVRIGQHVIAVALAVTGAARAITQGTPVGVAAFTGVVLLAWYIAGVRLVGRRPPASVWLLVFGVLWVAAVVVSAEFMWLAFLLWLLAGYLLSSWRAVGFSVAVFAVVVGAPLLHYGTTSYASILGPLIGGVFAFGISRGYLELLRDAEEREQLVSSLTRTQREMAELQDELASAQRHSGAIAERTRLSRDIHDTVAQALSSIRLLAHAAADRTEDPAAQRTLHQVETLAQDGIGDVRRIVTALAPTELDDALATALTRMLDRLREQTGIATEVHVDESLPVLPTGVEVALLRTAQSALANVRLHSGAERVVVSLIDADDAVRLDIIDDGRGFDATAWDAAPASPDSSYGLRFMRARLRELGGGLEVESQPGEGTALSAHLPIHSTSEEH
- a CDS encoding MMPL family transporter, with the protein product MSNSPARVRFSDRLTSRRGAWLSLGGVLVVVVALFGLLSGAEAPSHGAAAPPDSESARVSELLAEFPDADQQSVMVVASRTDEAGLSTTDIDRLGALLPTLSSHTGWDATGPLVSDDGAAAVVITPITMGADNAETADIVADLRAVVADHTPDGLVTHVTGGPAFGADVTSAFDGADFTLLAVTILIVAVLLIATYRSPILWLIPLAVVAIADRLAGNLTAALGSGMDLQFDAGIISVLVFGAGTNYALLLISRYREELHDNDDHRRALSAAWRKTMPAILASNVTVVLALLTLALAVIPGTRGLGLSSAAGLLVALAAVLFALPPLLAVCGRRVFWPFIPRPGVEARHGGAWRAIASRVMRRPLVSLTAGVAVLAVMAVGLFGTTVGLTQLEKFRVQSESAAGLEVLGQHFPPGEAQPVFVVTRTAQTESVLAAVDEVTGVVRAHPIGETPDGAWTKVMVTGEYSPGTEQSLDLVTELRDVVHAVPDADALVGGAVATDLDARIGNQQDLLLIAPLVLAVSFIVLLFLLRSLLAPVILLTVNLVSSLAAIGAGAWLSRILFDQQALDLQVPLLAFLFLVALGIDYTIFLVHRIRHEEPDHGIREGTVRAVTHTGGVITSAGIVLAAVFAALGVLPLVTLGQLGLIVGVGVLVDTLVVRTVIIPSLFGVIGSRIWWPRTTK